In one Janibacter cremeus genomic region, the following are encoded:
- a CDS encoding molybdenum cofactor biosynthesis protein MoaE, whose protein sequence is MTRTAWISTEAIDLAAMLASVDQPAHGAVASFVGQVRDHDPEAAGQVVALRYTCHPDAQRFIEEVVARTAAQHDPDDQTDVSATHRIGDLDVGDLALVVVVGSAHRDLAFTLCRAVVEAIKHELPVWKQQFEVDGSHVWSGMSC, encoded by the coding sequence ATGACCCGTACCGCCTGGATCTCCACCGAGGCGATCGACCTGGCCGCCATGCTCGCGAGCGTCGACCAGCCCGCCCACGGGGCCGTCGCGAGCTTCGTCGGGCAGGTCCGTGACCACGACCCCGAGGCCGCGGGGCAGGTCGTCGCCCTGCGCTACACCTGCCACCCGGACGCGCAACGGTTCATCGAGGAGGTCGTCGCCCGGACCGCCGCGCAGCACGACCCCGATGACCAGACGGACGTGTCCGCCACCCACCGGATCGGCGACCTCGACGTCGGCGACCTCGCGCTCGTCGTCGTCGTCGGCAGTGCCCACCGGGACCTGGCCTTCACGCTCTGCCGCGCCGTCGTCGAGGCGATCAAGCACGAGCTGCCGGTATGGAAGCAGCAGTTCGAGGTCGACGGTTCCCACGTATGGTCAGGAATGAGTTGCTGA
- a CDS encoding MogA/MoaB family molybdenum cofactor biosynthesis protein: MAVPAHVISVSDRAAAGVREDLSGPPAVERLQAAGYDTSSSLVPDGADEVEQVLRAALATGARLVITSGGTGVGPRDRTPEGTAPVLDRELPGVAELLRAEGARKTPFAALSRGLVGVVDAGPDRPGALVVNLPGSPKGVSEGLDVLLPLAGHILDQLSGGDH; this comes from the coding sequence GTGGCCGTTCCGGCACATGTCATCTCCGTCTCCGACCGCGCCGCCGCCGGCGTGCGGGAGGACCTGTCGGGACCGCCTGCCGTCGAGCGCCTGCAGGCCGCTGGTTACGACACGAGCTCCAGCCTCGTGCCCGACGGGGCCGACGAGGTCGAGCAGGTCCTGCGCGCCGCGCTGGCCACCGGGGCGCGCCTCGTGATCACCTCGGGCGGTACCGGCGTGGGTCCCCGCGACCGCACCCCGGAGGGCACCGCGCCGGTCCTCGACCGCGAGCTCCCCGGCGTCGCCGAGCTGCTGCGGGCCGAGGGGGCGCGCAAGACCCCCTTCGCCGCACTCTCCCGTGGCCTCGTGGGTGTCGTCGATGCGGGGCCCGACCGCCCCGGAGCCCTGGTCGTCAACCTGCCCGGCAGCCCGAAGGGGGTCAGTGAGGGACTGGACGTCCTCCTGCCCCTCGCGGGCCACATCCTCGACCAGTTGTCCGGAGGCGACCACTGA